One Epinephelus fuscoguttatus linkage group LG16, E.fuscoguttatus.final_Chr_v1 genomic window, tacaatgtcacttttttttcagtgtcactgattttcagtttcaactttctgtcactgttttggcGTGGAGAGGGGGGGGTCTGAGGGGAGGGGCAAGTAGACCGTGGTTTGCATATAATTTGCATATCGGCATACTGAAGACGTACGTCTCTTTTCCGAACCCGCCATCCGCTCGGAAGCCTCTGGCATGGTGGCTTTACTAAGATGTCATGTTCACCGGGAACTTCCAAACCGCAAgtaagtctgtttttttctctgctatTTTCATGTTTATTCACATGCAACCTGGCCTGTCTGGTTAACTTTTAACGGCCGTCATGCTGTTTTTGTAGAGGTCCGCTGGAACATGTCAGTTtctaacattaacgttagctgtgttGGCTAACTTAACCTGTGGTTAATGcaggatcaaaataaaacacccgcCAAGCGCCGAACACGGCTAAAAGTCGGTTTtggcagaaaaataaattaacgtCAGGTGTCACCGGCCTGGCGGTAAATACTTGTTGCTGCCCAGTAATACATCACAACGGCTAACAGTAACATAGCCTGGAACGTTAACATTGACGTGATAAACAGCAGGGCTTCGGCTGTGTAATTTAGCTACTGACATCcccagcacacgcacacacacacacacacacacacaccatacagCCTCTCATCTTTGAGCCGCTAGCTCAGCTTCAACGCAGGTAGTACACAATAACTCTCACAAGGGCCGGAAATTTGCTTCTGGTGACGATAAAAATGTTCCAGCGGACTCGGTTTCCAGCGCGGTCAACGAGAGTCGGAGCAGCTAACTTACTGAGCTGTGACTACCAGCTCTGCTTTTCTCAGTTTACCTGCCACTAGCAGATGAGCCAGAAagttaaatgtggaccctgGGTAAATGGTAGCTAATGTTAAGTCTCAAGCCCTGTGATGTTTTGCCGTTGTGTTTTTCACAAAGACCCTGGCCGAGTTAAAGTTAACTTTGAACGGCTGTTGTGTTGGTTTGGCAGCGGTCCACTGAAAGAAATGCTAAGTTAATAGGTGTTGGCTAGCTAATCTGTGGTTAATGCTAGTTAGCGTTAATTCTCCAGCCCTGTgatgtctcttttctttttctttaggaGTTAGAGGCCAGTGTTATTGCTGCTGCACAAGGCCTCATAAACGTGCTAACGCAAAATATTCAGCAGCATCACACCCCAGCACAGCAGAATCCAGTGCAGTCACATGAGCAACAGAATCCACAAGCACGAACCCGGAATATTACTTCAGTTCAAGGGAGGTGTTGTTGAAGTTGAGAGAGATGGCAGATTCGCGACCCCAACAGATGACGGTAAGTTAATCAAAATATGTTTGCCTATTAGCTTTTATATATTTGGCTTTTTGCTCTGACGATCCAAGGAAATGACAAGTTTCTTTAAATAACATCTTTTGTTACTTCATGAATTGCACTGAGTTCTGCTTACCTCTCTGTAACAATTTGAAATCAAAATTGAAGTGTTGCATTTGCTCTATGTGGAAAGAGGGGTTTCTAACATTAAattatttgatttaaatgtaattaatatttagtTACATGTGCCAATTCAACATTTCTATAGCTGTATGGCAGATCTAAGGTAGAGTAGCTTGTCATGGCAACTTGAGCGCTGATAAATGTGTCATCACATTAGTGTTTTTGTCAATCTTAATTACAGGAACCTTCGATTGTGAGGCAGTTCATGGAGAGAATGCTGAGAAGGCTTCAGGAAGTTCTTCGACGTCAGCCTGTGGATTTGGATTatttacactttgttttaagTCATGAAGTGGGACTTGTACGCTCTTTTGCCAATGTAGTAGAACTGCCTCAAGATGTTGTTTGTACGTTATCTGACTTATTAAGACTTCTTCGTTTACAAGAGGAGAGTTATCCAGCTGCCACCTATGTAGAGGTTCTGAGGGGTGGTAGGGGACAGCCAAAACTGGCAATTTCTAAAGAATGTCTCCAAAACCTTATCGACATGCAGTTGCCCATCCCCTGTGTAGCTAAGCTCCTGGGTGTCTGCAAAGGACAGTATATCGGCGGATGCATGAGTATGGACTATCAGTTACGGGATCATACAGCAATATCACAGATCTGGAGCTGGACAATCTTGTGCGCTCAGTTAAATTGAGGCTGCCGCACATAGGCTATAGAATGATGAAGGGCGAACTGCAAGCGATGGGACACTGAGTCAGATGGGAGCAGGTTTCAGCATCCATGCACAGGGTGGATTCTGCAGGGATCTTGGAGAGAATGGCACGTTTAGGCTGTGTTGCTAGAAGAACATATTCTGTCAAGGGTCCCCACTCACTGGTCCACGTGGACACAAACCACAAACttatcaggtgtgtgtgtgtatgtgttatgtTTTACAAGAATATTGTTATAATatgttcatatatttatatgcaTAAATGTTGAAATGGTTTGCAGAGTGAGTCTTGCTCGAGCTTTTACAAATAAGTTCTATTCATGTTTGAGGGATGCTGGTAGATGTTGTATGCAATTACAGCATAGGCTATAGATTGCTGGAGCTGtattacaacaaaacaaacttttgtaATACAGTTTATTAATTAAGCTGCACATACAGTTAGTTTGTGCCCCATTCTATAAAATTTCAACATGTGAATGGGTAGCTATTTAATGATTGGTGCTTAGTGACTCTTAATCCATTCCACACTGTGTGCATCAGCATCCATgctgtaaattaaaaacattcctGAAGAAGCCATGATCATTTTAGCATGGTTCTTTAAGGTTGTTTAATTCAGCGTTAGGCAGTAAATGCAGTAGttaaccattaaaaaaacaggatgAGGATGTCATACAGTCAGGAAAAGTCTGTTGTGCCACACATACTGAAACATGGTTATGTGTACAACATTGGTTTAACTGTTACATGAAATAAAGGAGGGAAAAAAtagtcatttacacactgaggctagCTTCATTTCTCATATCATATTATAGGGGGATGTCCCGtctaaagtgcagcttttaCAAATAATTGGACTTCACTCTATGAGACCATCTCAAGAACATCATCTTGAAtactgacagtttttctttAAGGTCTTTGCAGTTGTCTCCAGTGAATGTGTAGTCCTCTTTGGAcagtgtgaaattaattaattaagaaaTTATTTAATAAAGTGATGGTAGATGTCCTTTATACCCCCCTAGTAAACCATCCATTTAATATTGTGGACAATATACCGGAGGATGCTGCCCATCTTTGCTGATTAAACCTTTTTGAATACCctaatttttttattgtaatttggTTAAAGCAGAATCATGaagataactttttttttacagtataacTGCACAGtgagaaaagaaacatgcaattcTGTAGTGAAAAGATGCTAAATGTTACATGGGTTCATTGTAAATTAACATGAAACCGGAAATACCTTGTGTGAAAATCTGAATTGACCAACTTAATGATTTGTGTATGTAGAGCTATTATAATTTTAAGGGTTGATACACTTTCTgataatttatttttcctttcagaTATGGTATCGTTATCTTCGCTGGAATTGATGGTTATTCAAAAGGTAAACATATGAcactttttcaaaacaaagcaaTGGGGCTGAGCCTAGTATTACCATATTCTATTTAGTATGGCACATTCACACAAGTATTTTGTTACTGTACTCTAGATAATGTACCTGGGTTCTGCGAATAATAACAAGGCATCAACAGCACTTGGCTTCTTCATGAGCTCAGTTGAAAAGTTTGGCTTTCCATTAAGGTAAGAAAACAGCAAGAGCATGATTGTCTTTTGTCAAAATTCattgactgaaaacatttgacttTATCTCTGTTTCTTATGTCATAATTTAGAGTTAGAGGAGACCAAGGGTCGAAAATGTCGGCATTGCTCAGTACATGTTCACTATTCGTGGCAGAGCAAGCTACATATCTGGGAAAAGTGTGCATAATCAAAGGTAAAAATCAAAGTTGTGTTTCTTTTAAGTAACCCTAACCGAatcagaaaaacagtttttccgcacatcagtgtttttatttactgaaatgtcagtctgtcactAACACTTTTGTTCTCACAAAATACAATGGAGgtgaatgtgatttgttttttgatGCCTAAAGCATTAAAGAACTGCATTGCAAAGACCGTAATACCAACATCTCTGTCCTAGTAAATTTGGATAATTCACAGACTCGCTGTAAACAGTCTTCACcagaaattatttatttaaaaatgatttctgtCATAGAAATTCTTGGGAGCAAGTCAATTCTTATTGACAGCCAGCCGGGGAGACTTACAATAGTAATACAGAGTGAACACTGCAGTACCAAACCAAATCTGAAGGATACATCCTCACAGGAAGCATTTATCCTTTGTAGGCCTACAGAGATGCACTGTGTCCAAATTAGGTTATTGTTCACCACTTTATACATGTGTGAAGAATCTTAGATTTTTGTTCAAATCAAGACACCATGCTTACCTAAGTTAACTTaagtcagtgtttcccacataTAGACTTTACTTGGGTGGGCCACCCAGGTATATGAATGGCCAGCCCAGGTATATTTGGCGACCCATTCAACATTTTGCAGCGAAAAATAGAGAAGCAATCTATTATGTTACAATACATGCAACACTTTCTACAGAGTGTCTATCTGTATTGAAACAAAATATAGATGATCTCAACCTTGGGTTACCTAGAAATGGATAGCAGTGCATCCGTATCAAGACAGTTGCGTCAGTCAGTTCACCAAgcaggcagagaggagagaccAAGTCTGACCTACATTCTGAGTGTCCCTGGCTGTGAttctaatattaatatttttgttttttgatccTTCAGAGTGGACTTATGGCGTGACGTGGATGGCAGTAACAAGGGTATATTGTGAGCTACTTCATGGTCTTGAAGAGGAGTGCCTACTTGATCCCTCCAACAGCCTGCAGTTATTCTGTGCCCAGTACATATTTGTACCACGCCTCCAAATGGACCTAGACACTTTTACAGCCGGGTGGGATAACCATCCTCTGCGAACGGAACAAAACCTGACTCCCAATCAACTTTGGACCATTGGATTTCTCCAGTATCCTGTGGCTGCTCCAGAGAATCTAGAGGTAGACCTCAAAAATGTTGAATCCAAGCTATGTTTAATCAGGTTTACCCATTGTGTCATATATTTTAAGCTCTGAAACAATTGTGACAAATAATGCAAAAATAGATCAAATCAgaagtcaaaaatgtttttaacgaCAATGTATATTCAGTATTTTCATActctcaacaaataaataataaaatgaattctTTGAAGATCAAATGTGTGAAGTATACAAAAGGCAAGTGTTATAACAAAATTACTTGCCATTTATAGGATTTGCAAGATCACTTGTTAGACAACCCTGACAGTTTGAGAGAAgatgctcctgctgctgctgctgctgctggtggagtAGTTCTGCCACCCATCCAGTGCCCTCTGGGGCCACAGGCTATGGCTGGACTGAGGGCAGCCATCAATCCTATCACTCCCTCCCAGGACAATGGAAGAGACATTTACAAGGCTGCGCTTGACTATGtaacatttcactcaaactTGGCAGGATAACATGCAGTCTGCAATATAGAATAGATGTTCAACAGTTTTGTGATTTCAAAAAATTGTTTCTGATTCTTGAAATGAAATTGTAATTGCTTGCATGAATAGGTATTTGTGCAGAACTATTGTGGAGATTGTTTAGGATATAGGTTTTACTATGCAGTATATAAACAACTCAGTCTGTCATGGTAAAAAGAGATCCActgttttattctgctgttaCTTGTTTTAAACAACCAAATGTAACCTCCCACAATTTTATTGGCCAAACTTTTAAATCTAGTGTATGCAGATATTTTAAACTGGTGTCTTAAATACCATTAGACAGTTATCTCACACTGCATAAGACATCTACCAAACTCAATATGTCATGTTCGATATTTTGGTAATgaagaatttaaaataaagctATGTGGATTTGAACACTTTGATGCTGCATAATGTGCATCTGTATTGTGTTGGGCTCTGAAgtgaaatgctgtttttttttcttttcagtggaAAACAGCACATTAGTTCCATTTTACAGCATAATACTGTATACATACTCAAGTAAAACACTTCAGTTAAtattcacaatgaaaaaaatgataaaggccACAGACCACATTATATCCATATTTATTGTTGTCAACTTAATTTTTGCTGACGATTTAGTAAAAAATCCAAACCCCCAAAAAGTTGATTTCACTTGAATGACATGAATTTACCTTACACATGTTGAAACTAATGCGTATGTGGAAGACTGAACAATTTCAACTTTTCAACAGTACAAGTAACCTTGTAATATGAGGAACAGCATCACATTTCAAGGTTCTATATTACATGTACATTTGTCAGTGCGCTGtaaacaaaatgcaaatacagagttcttaaattaccttttttcaaataaattgtTAGCAGTGATCccaaactaaaaaaacaatgcaatgGGAGAATCACGTGTAAAGAACCAAACCGTAATATTGAGCTGTTTTTATGGTTAGGGTTATGctatctgtatttttttaagacTCTCTCAGAACAATAAATAGCTCACTGAACAGAtttaacaaaaatgcaaaaaaaaaaattcacaatactggCTGACTTTCAAGTAAACATCAGTGGTCACAAAACATGACCTCTACACACGACTGAAGTCTCTACCCATTCTGATTGCTACTGTCATTATATCTCTGAACTCTGTGTATGTTTTCATATGTTCGACAGGAATAGTTATTGTATTTGTGCAGGCACTTACAAGTGGGAAACATGTGGTGACCAGGCATTTTCTCATTACAGTGGTGTTCAAATcttagatttattttaaaatctgcCCTCTCTGATGGAAGAAGGGGCTTGTGCCTTTGTCCAGTTAACCACTGCATTACTGTTGGGACAGACAGGCTTGCGTGTTTTTGTTGATTCCAGTGCCCTTCACTTAGCAGCTCCTCTTGGGTCAGAGGCTCACACATTTTCTGGTCTTCATTCTGACCTGCATGATAAAACAAATCAGAGTATTTCATTACAATGGAGTAAAATCCAACACTGCAAGAAGCCAACCCTATTTACTAATTTGCACGATTAATTCCAAAGGCCTATTTCAACTAACCCTACTGCATTCATTTCTATTTGATATACACTGAAATAActgaaagataaaaacaaaaaggtagGAATAGTCCTAGAATAATGTAATCCAAAAGAATACCAGGTATACAGTATGAAATCATTTGATTACATTTGTAGTGTACTATGTTGTCACCACAGGCATATGTTTCCATTCAACACTGGAGGGGACACATAAGCTTAAACAATATTCCTGCATTCTGggaattaattttttttcttaagaaaCATGTATTTTGATCTATTACTtatgtctttgggctgtggaGGGCAAAGTCCAGAAAGGCTCTAGTGAAGTTCAAAACCTGGACCATTTTGCCATAAGCATTGCCACTCGCCACTACCCACAAAATTAATGTTTCTAAAAAGGAAATCTATTGATGGTCCTTTTTGGTGGAGTGCTAATATTCATCTCCCTAATCAAAGACTGTGGAATCATATTCTGCTCTATTCATTTTAGGTACCAGCTGTTTGCATGGCAAATTTGTATAGTACTTTAAAATGTGATAAAGACAGGTTAAGTCAAACCTGTGATTTCTAGGTCTTGTAGAAAGTCCTGGAGGAAGTTGATGATGGCATTTTCTCTTGCTTGCCTTGGACTTCCCTTCTCACTCAGCTCAGGCACTAGGATACTCATTATGTAATCAGCAtccggctgtgtgtgtgtgtgtgtgtgtgtgtgtgtgtgtgtgtgtgtgtgtgtgtaaaaggggggaaaaaaggaggagGGTTGACTACACATATAGGAACACATAGAAACTTTGAAAAAGACCACAAGTCCACATTACATGACTTTGTAAGCAATAACAGAAATTCATAAAAAGATAATGGTATAAATCATAAAGAGATGCAGCTTTACTACTACATCCTGTAGGGTTTCTAAGCATATTATCAAGTCATAGCAGTAAAGCAAATCTGGATGATTTAATGCCCAGAATCCTTACTCTGTCATCGTCCTCTTTGGGGACAAACAGGCTTGAGCAGAGAGTTTGATGCTTCCCAATCACATCCAGAAGGTTGTAGATCTTCATCCCATTTCTAATTTGCTGAAGCATAGGAGTCAGACGCATTGTAGCATGCAGAACAATGGCTCTATTGAGAACAGGGAACAAAGTTTGTCTTGATTTGCAGAAGACCCATAAACAAAAAGGGAAATACATGCTTTTTTCCACACAACTAAATTAAGACTAAGACAAGGCTGTACAAATTTATATTAAGTTCAAATGCTGCATTTCTAAAAACAGTAATAATACTATTCTGTTATAGTGACTACTGATGCTGGGTGCATCAAAATgaattgtacaaaaataaaaattgtactCTGGAAAATAAGTCGGACCTTATGATACTGTCCTTTCGGTCCATCTTTAGCACACCAGTGTAACCACAACTCACGATTTCATCTGTCAACTGTGTCAGATCAGTTGCTGCCTCCACCTAAAATTACAACAAACTTATTAACACTATAGCAATGAAATACTGTACACTAAGAAAAGCCTTTAATAGTCTTGCACAGTTGTTCATAGCAGATGTACTCACCCTTTCGATGAGTAAAGCATATTCAAGATCATCCACATCATCTTTGGTCAGCTGCAGAGCATCAAAATCCCCTGTTGCAAGAAACTGGTAACACCAATTTCTGAAGAAGCATGGTGCTGGGCCACCCTGAGCTAAGCTGACAGAAAACACTTCTCCTGCAGTTCTGCATGTCATCAACAAACAGTGCAGACATTGTAattgtgactttttacttttacttgcaTAAACTGCATAATGTAGGATAACTAGGAAACAATGCAAACCTGTAGAAACCATTTTCTAGGTCACACATAGAGTAGACAGGACTCTTTCCCTTCTTGCCACTGCCCTCAAACAATCGCCTCTCAATGCCATGCATCATTTCTAAATACAATAAATGATGACAGAAAACACAGttcagtaaataaaaaatattgtacCTATGAACCTGATTTCAGTAGTGTTTGGTGCGAGAGATTGTCATAAAAGATACATTACCAGTCAAAAATTCTTTGCTTAATGCTCCAGTGTCGATTCCAGCTTCACCAATGAAAGTCACATTGAGTTTGTTGACAGGGGAGCCCTTCTTCTGTCTCTGCCACTGAATTAGGCCTCTTTGGATGAGGTTGTCCCGGGTGATGCAGATCTTAAAATCTTTGCTTGCATCTACTTGGCTTGCAAGCCACTGGAGGACATCATCACTattaaaaagcagcaaaaaaagaagagagaaaaaaatcaattactTAACTTTGAATTTAATGATGCCGTAGGAAAACAAATGACTGATGAAAAAAGATGGGGGTAAAAATCACCTAGACATATCGGCCATAGATACGCTTCCCTCGCGTAGCACACAGCTGTCTGTACTGTAGTTCAACATGCCCTGTAGACTGACAAggatcaacaaaaacacattcaatttgtatgtaatattcagtaaaatatattaatgtttATGTTTCAGCACACCTGAAAAACAATGGTAAAAAGGCATTCTACTGATGTTATTTTGGACCTATGTGTCAGCCTAGATGCCCATTGAGTGACCTTGCCATTACACTCTTGTATTATCACAGCATTTCTTGTACATTATGAAGGCCAAAACAAAGATGCAAATTATAGTTAAATTAATCCCAAATCCCTGATATAGTACATAGTAGATATATTACAAGGAGACACTGCTTTAACAAAGACAATATGTTggggaaataaaatgtataataacATGATAGAATGGCAAACCTTTCCCCACACAGGCTTGCATGCAGAACAATTTCATCTGATGGAAAGCAGCCACAACATATAGGGCATTCCTTTCTATCCTGTAGACAAAAGATATTCAAATCAATTGCACAAGGTCTCTGTCTGCAATTTTACATATCTTTCAAGATCTCAGCTCAAAATCATTACCTGGCCACAATCTCTGGACTCTTTGTTAGGTGCGTAAGTGGTGAGTTTGTGACAGAAAGAACCTGGACCTCATTCTGCCAGTCCTGTAAAGTAACAAACAGCTGTATCCATGAATACATAAGAGGAGAAATAATCAATGCTACgacatacatacaaacaataaaaatttCCGGACACTTTTTTGCAAACAGTGTATTATCTCAATTGTCTATAAAAAACATCTGAGGAACTCAGAGGACTTCATGATGTTCTGAATTCTTACAGTATAGGGTTTAATTCTTGCTTCGTAAAGTCCAAATTTATCATCATTAGGAGTATAGTTTATATATAAGATATTGAGATATGTTTTATGTGTTATTAAACAGTGTTACCATAGACAAAACAATGTGATGGTATTTTACCATTAATTACGCTGTGACTCCCAAATATATGTACTGTTTTGCCATATCTTCTCTGTTATATGCATttacctcatcatcatcatcatctgctgCAGACTCCATACAACCCTCGATGTGCAATGCTAGGATATGCagaggcatgttttctttgcaCACTTGGCATGCAGCCTTAGGCATTTTTTGAAATTCAGTGGCATCAGATGGCAGTGGAGTAAGATCAAGGTCCTGCTGCAGTGGAACAATGTACATGGTCGTCTTCCCAGCACCCGAAACACTGCGAATCAGTCTACCTGTATAACCGTCTACATCAGGAGGAATGGCAAGCAATTTTCTTCTACCGTGGCCACCTGCAAATACagaaagtgagagaaagagtTTTGAATGTTGGTGTTCCTGCACCATCCAAAGGAAAGGTGTTTGAAAATGGTATGCACCTGAAGCCTTGTAGAACAACCACCCTTCCACCGCCTCCATTTTGGGATATTCTTCAATGAGAATTTTATTTACCTGAGAAATCAATAACAGAAATGGGAAAAGGCAGTTAGAAAAGGACAGTATAATAAAACGAATAAAAGTATTTATAACACTTTAAATTGTTTTGTATAGTAATAGCATCACAATAACAACATTGACAAGTTTAATAGTGTGCATGCAGTTGGACTGTAATGCCAAAATTATgattaacttaaatttaaaaagtGGGTGCAATACCATTGCATGGCTCATATCATCTGTCAAAGTGAGGGACCTCTTCCCCAACCCTGCTTGACTCAACTCCAGCTCTTCAGCTGCAGAAGGCGTGCTGGTACAGCCCTTATTCACcaaatatacatacacactgAATGGCTTACAGCCTTTCGGCTTCCCTGGAGTGGTTTGTAAGGGTGTAAAGCGGTTTTTGCCTTTCCTTTTGGTAAAGAAGCCAGGAAATGACCTGCATGTGGGATGTTAACAGAAGTGTATAAATCAACattatgaaaaataattttccatcAAATCAGTCCAACATATGAtcacaaataaattaaacaccTGGCCATCTCCTCCtgcactgtttgttttgttgtttgtgcttGTGGATTCTGTTGCTCATGTGACTGCACTGGATTCTGCTGTGCTGGGGTGTGATGCTGCTGAATATTTTGCGTTAGCACGTTTATGAGGCCTTGTGCAGCAGCAATAACACTGGCCTCTAACtcctaaagaaaaagaaaagagacatcACAGGGCTGGAGAATTAACGCTAACTAGCATTAACCACAGATTAGCTAGCCAACACCTATTAACTTAGCATTTCTTTCAGTGGACCGCTGCCAAACCAACACAACAGCCGTTCAAAGTTAACTTTAACTCGGCCAGGGTCTTTGTGAAAAACACAACGGCAAAACATCACAGGGCTTGAGACTTAACATTAGCTACCATTTACCcagggtccacatttaactTTCTGGCTCATCTGCTAGTGGCAGGTAAACTGAGAAAAGCAGAGCTGGTAGTCACAGCTCAGTAAGTTAGCTGCTCCGACTCTCGTTGACGCGCTGGAAACCGAGTCCGCTGGAACATTTTTATCGTCACCAGAAGCAAATTTCCGGCCCTTGTGAGAGTTATTGTGTACTACCTGCGTTGAAGCTGAGCTAGCGGCTCAAAGATGAGAGGctgtatggtgtgtgtgtgtgtgtgtgtgtgtgtgtgtgtgtgtgtgtgcgtgtgctgggGATGTCAGTAGCTAAATTACACAGCCGAAGCCCTGCTGTTTATCATGTCAATGTTAACGTTCCAGGCTATGTTACTGTTAGCCGCCGTTGTGATGTATTATTACTTGGCAGCAACAAGTATTTACCGCCAGGCCGGTGACACATGacgttaatttatttttctgccaAAACCGACTTTTAGCCGTGTTCGGCGCTTATGGTGTTTATTTTGATCCTGCATTAACCACAGGTTAAGTTAGCCaacacagctaacgttaatgttagaAACTGACATGTTCCAGCGGACCTCTACAAAAACAGCATGACGGCCGTTAAA contains:
- the LOC125903611 gene encoding uncharacterized protein LOC125903611; this translates as MMHGIERRLFEGSGKKGKSPVYSMCDLENGFYRTAGEVFSVSLAQGGPAPCFFRNWCYQFLATGDFDALQLTKDDVDDLEYALLIERVEAATDLTQLTDEIVSCGYTGVLKMDRKDSIIRAIVLHATMRLTPMLQQIRNGMKIYNLLDVIGKHQTLCSSLFVPKEDDDRPDADYIMSILVPELSEKGSPRQARENAIINFLQDFLQDLEITGQNEDQKMCEPLTQEELLSEGHWNQQKHASLSVPTVMQWLTGQRHKPLLPSERADFKINLRFEHHCNEKMPGHHMFPTCKCLHKYNNYSCRTYENIHRVQRYNDSSNQNG